Proteins from a single region of Carassius carassius chromosome 25, fCarCar2.1, whole genome shotgun sequence:
- the LOC132104034 gene encoding uncharacterized protein LOC132104034 isoform X1, with translation MASKTINFITWNVNGLKRQRDQKFQELQNADIVFLQETHIGVGDIIEHYKDEWDIFYTKYTSSRKGTAILVRKSLDFEHISNEKDNCGAYVVLKCKLKGQPYTLVSVYNHHTDTKTLDKLSRYLQAMTTGLLVIGGDFNTVLNRFIDKKWNKITNSTHSKLLSFVENFMKSLQLVDIWRRKNPIKQDYTYYIKDSPVSRLDYFFIPEECMWRVRSCDIRDLEMNENKDHQPVFLEANISAITFHKVCPIQSVIQRMNLKKDRLTHETSSLLGEESPHAVSEVDIVSAVNSLQVSDTPRPDGIPVSFYKDNIQDLIPYIKMLYDRIHSGAFNCSEKRFNETVKSQHDDNQHFFNVDFLIIATILAKRLEDVLESLPKGQIPKDSATLMITPKTHYALISLSHIKDELEQQKNSNPTLSQDLLIIENLLNDAEEDFSVEKYKVLHQCCPLTPGLITLALKSYASQLFDHLENFGIFTFKQSVIVCFQPEDLDNVKATVKNSVSDVYEMEILSRGNGELLRLNCSGNDCKDEDCDDWYMETFLNNEEKSAEICTQVDERDAGTEYDQNESMDVDVRSAICGAPKEEMEAYHGMRKNTPPLLPVPSQSRTSTKRKRDHESSDLNIEPPLTTDMIMENARQILKRVTKNTNQINIGSRKKATIGIFGKSGEGKSSLLSAILGKKDLLPSGCFGACTAVVTQVEANLNDSNYKAEIELFSQEEWKNELKDLFRNLKDDSEDRNEDLFEIAKEKITALYGVDTDQKTLEELKNDIKFAEIKTFLSISKKIISNSNLSEFTNDVASYIQHSEANPGDWYWPLVKSVTIMIPDCCELLEHIVLLDLPGTGDCNKIRDDLWKSKLRECSSVWIVSAINRAITDRDPWGILKHCIEELGPGGKCKKINFICTKTDDINEGAYFRAARLLEDQISEDKVWNV, from the exons ATGGCTTCAAAGACCATAAACTTCATCACTTGGAATGTTAATGGACTTAAAAGACAAAGAGATCAGAAATTTCAAGAACTACAAAATGCTGacattgtttttttacaagagacACACATTGGAGTAGGAGATATTATAGAACACTATAAAGATGAGTGGGATATTTTCTACACAAAGTACACCTCCTCCAGGAAGGGAACAGCCATACTAGTGAGGAAAAGCCTAGATTTTGAACACATAAGCAATGAAAAAGATAACTGTGGAGCTTATGTTGTATTGAAATGTAAACTGAAAGGTCAGCCATACactctggttagtgtttacaaccatcacacagacacaaaaacCCTTGATAAACTTTCAAGGTACCTGCAGGCAATGACCACAGGACTGCTGGTGATCGGTGGAGATTTCAACACAGTTCTGAATAGATTTATTGACAAAAAATGGAACAAGATTACAAACAGCACTCATAGTAAATTGCTTTCATTTGTAGAGAACTTCATGAAATCTCTACAGCTGGTTGATATCTGGAGAAGAAAGAACCCCATAAAGCAGGATTATACGTACTACATAAAGGACTCTCCTGTGTCCAGACTGGATTACTTCTTCATTCCAGAAGAATGTATGTGGCGTGTCAGAAGTTGTGACATAAGAGATttagaaatgaatgaaaacaaagaCCATCAGCCTGTGTTTCTAGAGGCAAACATTTCTGCAATAACTTTTCATAAAGTTTGCCCGATACAATCAGTCATCCAAAGGATGAATTTAAAAAAGGATCGTCTGACACATGAGACAAGTTCATTACTGGGTGAAGAAAGCCCACATGCAGTCAGTGAGGTTGACATTGTGTCAGCTGTTAATTCTCTTCAAGTGTCAGACACACCGAGACCAGACGGCATCCCAGTTTCCTTCTACAAAGACAACATTCAGGATCTAATTCCATACATAAAGATGCTCTATGACAGAATCCACAGCGGTGCATTTAACTGCTCTGAGAAACGCTTTAATGAAACTGTGAAAAGTCAACATGATGATAATCAACACTTCTTTAATGTGGACTTCCTCATCATTGCAACTATTCTGGCAAAACGTCTTGAAGACGTCTTGGAGTCTCTTCCAAAAGGGCAAATACCAAAAGATTCAGCTACTCTCATGATCACTCCCAAAACACATTATGCTTTAATAAGTTTAAGTCATATTAAGGATGAGCTGGAACAGCAAAAAAATTCAAACCCGACTCTGAGCCAGGATCTTCTCATAATAGAAAACCTCCTCAATGATGCAGAAGAAGATTTTTCAGTGGAGAAATACAAAGTGCTGCATCAGTGTTGCCCTTTGACCCCAGGACTCATTACACTTGCTCTGAAAAGCTACGCCTCACAGTTATTTGACCATTTAGAAAACTTTGGGATTTTTACTTTCAAACAAAGTGTGATAGTTTGCTTTCAACCTGAGGACCTAGATAACGTCAAAGCTACTGTGAAGAACAGTGTTAGTGATGTATACGAAATGGAGATATTATCCAGAGGAAATGGTGAACTGCTTCGATTAAACTGCTCAGGAAATGATTGTAAGGATGAGGACTGTGATGACTGGTACATGGAGACATTTCTGAATAACGAAGAAAAATCAGCAGAAATTTGCACTCAAGTAGATGAAAGGGATGCTGGGACTGAATATGATCAAAATGAATCAATGGATGTTGATGTAAG ATCAGCCATTTGTGGAGCCCCAAAAGAAGAGATGGAAGCATATCATGGGATGAGGAAGAATACACCTCCACTGCTTCCTGTCCCATCACAATCTAGAACAA GTACTAAAAGAAAACGAGATCATGAATCATCTGACTTGAATATAGAGCCACCACTGACAACAG ATATGATCATGGAGAATGCTAGACAAATTCTGAAAAGAGTCACTAAAAACACCAATCAAATCAATATAGGCAGCAGGAAGAAGGCAACCATAGGGATTTTTGGAAAATCAGGAGAAGGAAAGAGTTCCCTTTTAAGTGCAATCTTGGGGAAAAAGGATCTCTTACCGTCTGGTTGTTTTGGTGCCTGTACAGCTGTTGTTACTCAGGTGGAAGCCAATCTGAATGACTCCAACTACAAAGCAGAGATCGAACTCTTTTCTCAAGAG GAATGGAAGAATGAGCTCAAAGATCTTTTCAGAAATCTAAAAGATGACAGTGAGGACAGGAATGAGGACTTGTTTGAAATTGCTAAAGAAAAGATCACTGCGTTGTATGGCGTTGATACAGACCAGAAAACATTAGAAGAGCTCAAGAATGATATAAAATTTGCTGAGATTAAAACTTTTTTGTCTATCAGTAAGAAAATAATCTCAAACAGTAAT CTTTCTGAATTTACCAACGATGTTGCCAGTTACATACAACACAGTGAGGCAAATCCTGGTGACTGGTACTGGCCGCTTGTGAAAAGTGTGACGATCATGATACCAGACTGTTGTGAACTCCTGGAACACATTGTGCTTCTTGATCTTCCTGGGACTGGAGACTGCAACAAGATTAGAGATGACCTGTGgaaatct AAACTGAGAGAGTGCTCTTCTGTGTGGATTGTAAGTGCTATCAATCGAGCAATCACTGACAGAGACCCCTGGGGGATATTAAAGCACTGCATTGAAGAACTGGGACCAGGAGGAAAATGCAAAAAGATCAACTTCATCTGTACGAAGACTGATGATATCAATGAAGGAGCCTATTTTAG agctGCGCGACTTCTAGAGGACCAAATCTCAGAAGACAAGGTTTGGAATGTATAA
- the LOC132104044 gene encoding cyclin-dependent kinases regulatory subunit 1, translated as MSHKQIYYSDKYDDDKFEYRHVMLPKDIAKKVPKTHLMSETEWRNLGVQQSQGWVHYMIHQPEPHILLFRRPLPQSQ; from the exons ATGTCCCACAAGCAGATTTATTACTCTGACAAATATGACGACGACAAATTCGAGTACAG GCATGTCATGCTTCCTAAGGACATTGCTAAAAAAGTTCCCAAGACGCACCTGATGTCAGAGACAGAATGGAGAAATCTGGGGGTTCAGCAGAGTCAAGGATGGGTACATTATATGATCCATCAGCccg AACCGCATATCTTGCTCTTCCGACGTCCACTGCCTCAATCCCAGTGA
- the LOC132104034 gene encoding nuclear GTPase SLIP-GC-like isoform X2, with protein sequence MEAYHGMRKNTPPLLPVPSQSRTSTKRKRDHESSDLNIEPPLTTDMIMENARQILKRVTKNTNQINIGSRKKATIGIFGKSGEGKSSLLSAILGKKDLLPSGCFGACTAVVTQVEANLNDSNYKAEIELFSQEEWKNELKDLFRNLKDDSEDRNEDLFEIAKEKITALYGVDTDQKTLEELKNDIKFAEIKTFLSISKKIISNSNLSEFTNDVASYIQHSEANPGDWYWPLVKSVTIMIPDCCELLEHIVLLDLPGTGDCNKIRDDLWKSKLRECSSVWIVSAINRAITDRDPWGILKHCIEELGPGGKCKKINFICTKTDDINEGAYFRAARLLEDQISEDKVWNV encoded by the exons ATGGAAGCATATCATGGGATGAGGAAGAATACACCTCCACTGCTTCCTGTCCCATCACAATCTAGAACAA GTACTAAAAGAAAACGAGATCATGAATCATCTGACTTGAATATAGAGCCACCACTGACAACAG ATATGATCATGGAGAATGCTAGACAAATTCTGAAAAGAGTCACTAAAAACACCAATCAAATCAATATAGGCAGCAGGAAGAAGGCAACCATAGGGATTTTTGGAAAATCAGGAGAAGGAAAGAGTTCCCTTTTAAGTGCAATCTTGGGGAAAAAGGATCTCTTACCGTCTGGTTGTTTTGGTGCCTGTACAGCTGTTGTTACTCAGGTGGAAGCCAATCTGAATGACTCCAACTACAAAGCAGAGATCGAACTCTTTTCTCAAGAG GAATGGAAGAATGAGCTCAAAGATCTTTTCAGAAATCTAAAAGATGACAGTGAGGACAGGAATGAGGACTTGTTTGAAATTGCTAAAGAAAAGATCACTGCGTTGTATGGCGTTGATACAGACCAGAAAACATTAGAAGAGCTCAAGAATGATATAAAATTTGCTGAGATTAAAACTTTTTTGTCTATCAGTAAGAAAATAATCTCAAACAGTAAT CTTTCTGAATTTACCAACGATGTTGCCAGTTACATACAACACAGTGAGGCAAATCCTGGTGACTGGTACTGGCCGCTTGTGAAAAGTGTGACGATCATGATACCAGACTGTTGTGAACTCCTGGAACACATTGTGCTTCTTGATCTTCCTGGGACTGGAGACTGCAACAAGATTAGAGATGACCTGTGgaaatct AAACTGAGAGAGTGCTCTTCTGTGTGGATTGTAAGTGCTATCAATCGAGCAATCACTGACAGAGACCCCTGGGGGATATTAAAGCACTGCATTGAAGAACTGGGACCAGGAGGAAAATGCAAAAAGATCAACTTCATCTGTACGAAGACTGATGATATCAATGAAGGAGCCTATTTTAG agctGCGCGACTTCTAGAGGACCAAATCTCAGAAGACAAGGTTTGGAATGTATAA
- the LOC132104035 gene encoding uncharacterized protein LOC132104035 codes for MIEIKVNICKKLEENLRKSLIELDKYFDSIYNDLEQHLSKGVEESVQLCVASTKAMIAPNTDGRGFHKILGALCKNYGCYWSKNRDVVLDLNKTLAKYLHKCIDEDFYQFFPVTGKTGKSVQEQIDKFSIIQSDSAYPSCDILHNIQNFIKIEQTKLKEALNRDIVDMKKDIYTSIKITILNQMASCYQQAAAVTGTGSMKMRQELLISTVDNIKQDMFNKAKVEVLKRFNNLKLDIKSALESELQEAIERSHSQTSKKKQMDVSRKIEQLERLLDQLSD; via the exons ATG ATTGAAATAAAAGTCAACATCTGCAAAAAACTTGAAGAGAACCTAAGGAAGTCACTAATTGAACTGGACAAATATTTTGACAGCATTTATAATGATCTGGAGCAGCATCTCTCAAAGGGAGTGGAAGAATCTGTGCAATTATGTGTTGCTTCCACAAAGGCAATGATAGCACCT AATACAGATGGAAGGGGGTTCCATAAAATCCTTGGAGCGTTGTGCAAAAACTATGGATGCTATTGGTCAAAAAATCGGGATGTAGTTCTAGACCTGAACAAAACATTGGCCAAGTATTTGCACAAATGCATTGATGAGGATTTCTATCAATTTTTTCC TGTGACTGGGAAAACAGGGAAATCAGTGCAGGAACAGATTGATAAATTCAGTATCATCCAGAGTGACTCTGCTTACCCCAGCTGTGACATACTACATAACATTCAAAACTTCATCAAAATAGAG CAAACCAAACTGAAGGAAGCACTCAACAGAGACATTGTTGACATGAAGAAGGACATCTACACATCAATCAAAATAACCATTTTGAATCAAATGGCTTCTTGCTATCAGC aAGCTGCAGCTGTGACAGGAACAGGATCCATGAAGATGAGGCAAGAACTGTTAATATCCACAGTCGATAATATAAAACAAGACATGTTCAACAAAGCAAAAGTGGAAGTGCTAAAAAGGTTTAATAACTTGAAG CTGGACATAAAGAGTGCTCTTGAAAGCGAACTACAGGAAGCAATAGAACGCTCACATTCACAAACCAGCAAAAAGAAACAGATGG ATGTCTCCAGAAAGATTGAACAGCTGGAGAGACTTCTAGACCAACTGTCTGACTGA